In Corynebacterium guangdongense, one DNA window encodes the following:
- a CDS encoding potassium channel family protein, whose translation MDIVSVDIVFTLAGAAVIATGLREIFHTLFHPWARGSLSKAAFHVAWRASKAVDHRFGSGVGPAVMVTVIFAWVALQVLGWALIYYPHIPEGFTYGEGVDAASSPAVVEALYVSLMALGTLGYGDVVATGGWLRLVAPLEALTGFAVLTAALAWFTQVYPPLLRRRALALELKELADVRYAESLGELDDVSVSRTLDQVTVGLGQVHSDFAHHAEGFYFREPDPEISLSHQLSHAFRLRDAALGSDRPAVRMSGRRLATGLAALAGRLDDDFLHTGGTVEEIVAAFAAEHGHGLAGTDDGTTRSG comes from the coding sequence TTGGACATCGTCTCTGTCGACATCGTCTTTACCCTCGCCGGCGCGGCGGTCATCGCCACCGGGCTCCGGGAGATCTTCCACACGCTGTTCCACCCCTGGGCCCGGGGCAGTCTGAGCAAGGCGGCCTTTCACGTCGCGTGGCGGGCGTCCAAGGCAGTCGACCACCGGTTCGGTTCCGGGGTGGGGCCGGCGGTGATGGTCACCGTCATCTTCGCGTGGGTGGCTCTGCAGGTGCTGGGCTGGGCCCTGATCTACTACCCGCACATCCCGGAGGGTTTCACCTATGGGGAGGGGGTGGACGCCGCCTCCTCCCCGGCCGTGGTGGAGGCGCTCTACGTTTCGCTGATGGCGCTGGGCACCCTCGGCTACGGTGACGTCGTGGCCACCGGCGGCTGGCTCCGGCTGGTCGCGCCGCTGGAGGCCCTCACCGGGTTCGCCGTGCTGACCGCGGCGCTGGCCTGGTTCACCCAGGTCTACCCGCCCCTGCTGCGGCGCCGTGCGCTGGCGCTGGAACTGAAGGAGCTGGCCGATGTCCGGTATGCGGAGTCCCTCGGGGAGCTCGACGACGTCTCGGTCTCCCGGACGCTGGACCAGGTCACCGTCGGACTCGGGCAGGTGCACAGTGATTTCGCGCATCACGCCGAGGGATTCTACTTCCGGGAGCCGGACCCGGAGATCTCCCTGTCGCACCAGCTCTCGCACGCGTTCAGGCTGCGTGACGCGGCCCTGGGCAGTGATCGTCCCGCGGTGCGCATGAGCGGCCGACGCCTGGCCACCGGGCTGGCGGCGCTGGCCGGCAGGCTCGACGACGACTTCCTCCACACCGGGGGGACGGTGGAGGAGATCGTCGCGGCCTTCGCCGCGGAGCACGGCCACGGACTCGCCGGTACCGACGACGGAACTACGCGATCCGGGTGA
- a CDS encoding multicopper oxidase domain-containing protein, translating into MSIPIGPTGGAGMSPAPNKPTGGPGADGRGIEWASWVLIGLAIAAVVMLAVLGAAGPGPRDTAGTSASASGATGPAVGEGETLTRQVSIEGMLFVPNSVEIPAGSTLVLEITNNDSQNHDLQINGVNTGLIAPGETVTQDFGAVTESVTGWCTVAGHKAMGMTFDVTVTDGGATGAADGPGAHMAGSAPAGSAPAEGANPFVTVPSAAQRGAEHEGFTPANPVLAPAPTGTVHEFDWDITEEVRQVAPGHSQVVWLFDGQAPGPTLRGQVGDTFRITLHNKGTMDHSIDFHAGEVNPDKHMAQIPVGESLTYEFVANRYGIWMYHCATAPMSLHIANGMFGGVVIDPPAGSADALSEVDEEYLFVASEMFLGPGDVGADAQRVSDRRYDLTAFNFYPNQYDLAPIEHKVGDTVRLWLLNAGPDQSLSFHVVGDVFDTVFTEGRYIIRDAHERDTGAQAVDVSVAQGGFVELTFNEPGNYAFVNHQMTDAEKGQHGFFTVTD; encoded by the coding sequence ATGAGTATCCCGATCGGACCGACCGGCGGCGCCGGAATGAGTCCCGCACCGAATAAGCCGACCGGCGGACCCGGGGCAGACGGCAGGGGCATTGAATGGGCCTCCTGGGTGCTCATCGGCCTGGCCATCGCCGCCGTCGTCATGCTCGCCGTCCTGGGCGCCGCCGGCCCCGGTCCCCGGGACACGGCGGGTACCTCGGCGTCGGCTAGCGGGGCGACCGGGCCCGCCGTCGGCGAAGGCGAGACCCTCACCCGGCAGGTCTCCATCGAGGGCATGCTCTTCGTGCCCAACTCGGTCGAGATCCCGGCCGGCTCGACCCTGGTCCTGGAGATCACCAACAACGACTCCCAGAACCACGACCTGCAGATCAACGGCGTCAACACCGGCCTCATCGCCCCGGGCGAGACCGTCACCCAGGATTTTGGCGCGGTCACCGAATCGGTGACGGGCTGGTGCACCGTCGCCGGGCACAAGGCGATGGGGATGACCTTCGACGTCACCGTCACCGACGGCGGCGCCACCGGTGCGGCTGACGGACCCGGCGCGCACATGGCCGGGAGCGCCCCCGCCGGGAGCGCCCCCGCCGAGGGCGCCAACCCCTTCGTCACGGTGCCCAGCGCCGCCCAGCGCGGCGCCGAGCATGAGGGTTTCACCCCGGCCAACCCGGTCCTGGCCCCGGCACCGACCGGCACCGTCCACGAATTCGACTGGGACATCACCGAGGAGGTGCGCCAGGTCGCGCCGGGCCACAGTCAGGTCGTCTGGCTCTTCGACGGCCAGGCGCCCGGACCGACCCTGCGCGGCCAGGTCGGGGACACCTTCCGCATCACGCTGCACAACAAGGGAACGATGGACCACTCCATCGACTTCCACGCCGGTGAGGTCAACCCCGACAAGCACATGGCTCAGATTCCGGTCGGGGAGTCCCTGACCTACGAGTTCGTCGCCAACCGCTACGGCATCTGGATGTACCACTGCGCGACGGCGCCGATGAGCCTGCACATCGCCAACGGCATGTTCGGCGGGGTCGTCATCGATCCGCCGGCCGGCTCCGCCGACGCCCTGAGCGAGGTGGACGAGGAGTACCTTTTCGTCGCCAGCGAGATGTTCCTCGGCCCGGGCGACGTCGGCGCGGACGCCCAGCGGGTCAGCGACCGCCGCTACGACCTGACGGCCTTCAACTTCTACCCGAACCAGTACGACCTCGCCCCGATCGAGCACAAGGTCGGCGACACGGTCCGGCTCTGGCTGCTCAACGCCGGCCCGGATCAGTCGCTGAGCTTCCACGTCGTCGGCGACGTCTTCGACACGGTCTTCACCGAGGGCCGCTACATCATCCGCGACGCCCACGAGCGCGACACCGGCGCCCAGGCCGTCGACGTCTCCGTGGCCCAGGGCGGCTTCGTCGAGCTGACCTTCAACGAACCGGGCAACTACGCCTTCGTCAACCACCAGATGACCGACGCGGAGAAGGGCCAGCACGGTTTTTTCACCGTCACCGACTAG
- a CDS encoding beta-carotene 15,15'-monooxygenase: MNTLTVSDLSLRSRGRWHTTAGAVIAFWLLVGVALTVGYQFGVGVTWWDVIHPFTIGALTTAILVYSTHFAEALTRTATADYRGVALRVAIVNVALLGLLVDRAGYDWGPLADVSATVVILVMVWQIVVVARRLKGSLAGQFAVTVPFYLAAAGFLILAILFALLATRVGNYSDLIAAHSRATVWGFAWLTVVGTVVTLLPTLAGSRISATARQSCTRALWVHVGALTVATLLQAAGVSTWAGLAQLVMVLASLMVVQPVMGALFVTGSTWTTAAVSVVAGLLWLPAVAAADAVVLIGGGDPRASTLLLLPAFLGAGLLQLVTGVLHHLLPTLIGGGPRKVTRARAAADRAGGARLTLVNLGALLTLLGVLGPARWAGLILIGIGLVWHVVAISRAVVAQYRSPAPNGEPES; this comes from the coding sequence ATGAACACCCTGACCGTCTCGGACCTATCGCTGCGCTCGCGCGGACGCTGGCACACCACCGCCGGCGCCGTCATCGCGTTCTGGCTCCTGGTCGGCGTCGCCCTGACCGTGGGCTATCAGTTCGGCGTCGGCGTGACCTGGTGGGACGTCATCCACCCCTTCACCATCGGCGCACTGACCACCGCCATTCTGGTGTACTCGACGCATTTTGCCGAGGCCCTGACGCGCACCGCCACCGCCGACTACCGGGGCGTGGCGCTGCGCGTGGCGATCGTCAACGTCGCGCTGCTCGGACTCCTCGTCGACCGGGCCGGCTACGACTGGGGCCCGCTCGCCGACGTCTCCGCCACCGTCGTCATCCTCGTCATGGTGTGGCAGATCGTCGTGGTCGCGCGGCGACTGAAGGGTTCCCTGGCCGGGCAGTTCGCCGTGACGGTGCCCTTCTACCTGGCGGCCGCGGGCTTTCTCATCCTGGCGATTCTCTTTGCCCTCCTCGCCACCCGCGTCGGCAACTACTCCGACCTCATCGCGGCCCACTCGCGTGCGACGGTGTGGGGCTTCGCCTGGCTGACGGTCGTCGGCACGGTGGTGACCCTGCTTCCGACGCTGGCCGGCTCGAGGATCTCGGCGACCGCCCGGCAAAGCTGCACCCGGGCCCTGTGGGTCCATGTCGGGGCGCTGACGGTTGCCACGCTGCTGCAGGCGGCAGGCGTCTCGACGTGGGCGGGCCTGGCGCAGCTGGTCATGGTGCTGGCCTCGCTGATGGTGGTGCAGCCGGTCATGGGCGCCCTCTTCGTCACCGGCTCGACTTGGACCACCGCCGCCGTCTCCGTCGTCGCCGGCCTGCTGTGGCTGCCGGCGGTCGCCGCCGCCGACGCCGTCGTCCTGATCGGGGGCGGCGACCCCCGGGCCAGCACCCTGCTCCTGCTCCCGGCCTTCCTCGGCGCCGGCCTGCTGCAGCTGGTCACCGGGGTGCTGCACCACCTGCTCCCGACGCTCATCGGCGGCGGCCCCCGGAAGGTGACACGGGCCCGGGCCGCAGCGGACCGCGCCGGCGGAGCGCGCCTGACGCTCGTCAACCTCGGCGCGCTGCTCACGCTGCTCGGGGTCCTGGGCCCCGCCCGCTGGGCCGGGCTGATCCTCATCGGGATCGGCCTGGTCTGGCACGTCGTCGCGATCAGCCGGGCGGTCGTCGCCCAATACCGAAGCCCTGCACCGAATGGAGAACCTGAATCATGA
- a CDS encoding nitrate/nitrite transporter: MTQLDTSPRVLYGWDPEDPEKWDSKIAWKTLWISTISLFIGFCTWYLVSAMAPMLNQIGFDLTPGQLYWLTAIPGLAGGIFRLMYMFLPPVLGTRKLVTLSSLLFLIPMFGWFFAVQDTSTPYWWLMTLAFLAGIGGGVFSGYMPSTGYFFPRSKSGTALGLQAGLSNMGMSFIQLVGPWLMGFTLLGIGFVAPTRTIETGENLYVYNPAIVMVPWTILMALIAWTQLKDVPVTANFRQQIDIFGNKNTWIMTVIYVAGFGAFAGFSAQLALLINNVFGISSPLAETYALEDLPRGAAWAFLFPLIGAGVRALWGPLCDKFGGAIWTFIGLVGMAVFTAAAAFFLNPSSPDDFVWFFTLMLVMAFFAGLVNAGSFKQMPMILPKRQAGGVIGWTGAMGAFGPFIVGVLLSMLAPATFFWGAVVFFLIAAVLAWIYYARPGAPFPG, encoded by the coding sequence ATGACCCAGTTGGACACCTCCCCCCGAGTGCTTTACGGGTGGGATCCTGAGGATCCTGAGAAGTGGGATTCCAAGATCGCCTGGAAGACCCTGTGGATCAGCACCATTTCCTTGTTCATCGGATTCTGTACCTGGTACCTGGTCTCCGCCATGGCGCCGATGCTCAACCAGATCGGCTTCGACCTCACCCCGGGCCAGCTCTACTGGCTCACCGCCATCCCGGGCCTGGCCGGCGGCATCTTCCGGCTGATGTACATGTTCCTGCCCCCTGTCCTGGGCACCCGCAAGCTCGTCACGCTCTCCTCCCTGCTGTTCCTCATCCCGATGTTCGGCTGGTTCTTCGCCGTCCAGGACACCTCCACCCCCTACTGGTGGCTGATGACCCTGGCCTTCCTCGCCGGCATCGGCGGCGGCGTCTTCTCCGGCTACATGCCCTCGACCGGCTATTTCTTCCCCAGGTCCAAGTCCGGAACGGCGCTGGGCCTGCAGGCCGGGCTGTCGAACATGGGCATGTCCTTCATCCAGCTGGTCGGCCCGTGGCTGATGGGATTCACCCTGCTGGGTATCGGTTTCGTCGCCCCGACCCGAACCATCGAGACCGGTGAAAACCTCTACGTCTACAACCCGGCGATCGTCATGGTCCCGTGGACCATCCTCATGGCGCTCATCGCCTGGACCCAGCTCAAGGATGTCCCGGTCACCGCCAACTTCAGGCAGCAGATCGACATCTTCGGCAACAAGAACACCTGGATCATGACGGTGATCTACGTCGCCGGCTTCGGCGCCTTCGCGGGCTTCTCCGCCCAGCTTGCGTTGCTGATCAATAACGTCTTCGGCATCAGTTCACCGCTGGCCGAGACTTACGCGCTCGAGGATCTCCCCCGTGGCGCCGCCTGGGCGTTCCTCTTCCCGCTGATCGGCGCCGGCGTCCGGGCGCTGTGGGGCCCGCTGTGCGACAAGTTCGGCGGCGCCATCTGGACCTTCATCGGTCTGGTCGGCATGGCCGTTTTCACCGCCGCGGCCGCGTTCTTCCTCAACCCGAGCTCCCCCGACGACTTCGTCTGGTTCTTCACGCTGATGCTGGTCATGGCGTTCTTCGCCGGACTGGTCAACGCCGGTTCCTTCAAGCAGATGCCGATGATTCTGCCGAAGCGTCAGGCGGGCGGCGTGATCGGCTGGACCGGCGCCATGGGCGCCTTCGGCCCCTTCATCGTCGGCGTCCTGCTCTCGATGCTGGCCCCGGCCACCTTCTTCTGGGGCGCGGTCGTGTTCTTCCTCATCGCCGCAGTGCTGGCGTGGATCTACTACGCCCGGCCCGGCGCGCCCTTTCCGGGCTAA
- the mobA gene encoding molybdenum cofactor guanylyltransferase, with protein MAELDGRTLTPGLDVIILAGGRGTRMGGRDKAAVVVDGERLVDLLLDEVSLINDLMQVVVVSTRDLEVRPGVKIAREEPPFSGPLSAIAAGLDSLSCEPSERTAILAVDAPDSAQLIPELRDALSGAPDSAAAVIEEAGGHLQPLCALWDTAALHHALRDFGDVSDRPAKALLETVSFVSVEGTGEERDYDTLEELAEFGDVED; from the coding sequence ATGGCTGAGTTGGACGGACGCACCCTGACCCCCGGTCTGGACGTCATCATCCTCGCGGGTGGCCGCGGAACGCGCATGGGCGGTCGTGACAAGGCCGCCGTCGTCGTCGACGGCGAACGGCTCGTCGACCTCCTGCTCGACGAGGTCTCCCTCATCAACGACCTCATGCAGGTGGTGGTCGTCTCGACTCGCGACCTCGAGGTCCGTCCGGGCGTGAAGATCGCCCGGGAGGAGCCGCCGTTCTCGGGGCCGCTCTCGGCGATCGCCGCCGGACTGGACTCCCTGTCCTGCGAGCCCTCCGAGCGCACCGCCATTCTCGCCGTGGACGCGCCGGACTCGGCCCAGCTGATTCCGGAGCTCCGCGACGCGCTGTCCGGGGCCCCGGACAGCGCGGCCGCCGTCATCGAGGAGGCCGGCGGCCACCTGCAGCCGCTGTGCGCGCTGTGGGACACCGCCGCCCTGCACCACGCGCTCCGGGATTTCGGGGACGTCAGCGACCGACCGGCCAAGGCACTGCTGGAGACAGTCTCCTTCGTCTCCGTCGAGGGCACCGGGGAGGAACGCGACTACGACACGCTCGAGGAGCTCGCCGAGTTCGGCGACGTGGAGGACTAG
- a CDS encoding nitrate reductase subunit alpha — protein MTVTTASTTSSQTHSDGENVNPLFKLGGRVRRGNVGPQGQQIFLKGGREADVFYRNRWSFDKVVRSTHGVNCTGSCSWKVYVKDGVITWESQAVDYPTTGSEMPDYEPRGCPRGASFSWYTYSPTRIRYPYVRGVLVDMYREAKEQYGDPVLAWRSIVEDPAKRQAYISQRGKGGMIRTSYTEAIEIAAAAHVYTVKQWGPDRIAGFTVIPAMSQVSYGAGTRFLSLIGGMALSFYDWYADLPPASPQTFGDQTDVPESGDWFNSSYLMMWGSNIPVTRTPDAHFMTEVRYRGTKVVVVSPDFADNTVHADEWLRVSPGTDAALAFAMGHVILNEFHVGRQERYFLSYMQKYTDSPFLVELEEHGDGTYTAGKFLTASRMGDVDDELADSANATHRLLTMEADGRVVDPGGTVADRHGEEGVGKWNLKLEGVDPVLSIAETDHYEPTEVVFPRFDLDAGAYVPGEQHGPIGAGTVHRGVPARRVGGRLVTTVYDVLLAHYAVNRPELNLPGVWPTGYEDATVPGTPAWQEGLTGTPVAGCVRVAREFAQNAADSEGRSMIIMGAGVNHYFHADNIYRTFLSLTNMCGTQGRNGGGWAHYVGQEKLRPQNGWGQYAFATDWSRPPRQMITTGFYYLTTGQWRYDNSKAARLASPLANRGTVGDKSLSDTLVEAMKRGWMPSYPQFNRNSLLLAQQAEAAGMDVKDYVVSELESGNMKFAGEDPDAPENWPRILLNWRTNLMGSSAKGTEFFLRHMLGVDSDATATELEPHERPQSITWRDEAPQGKLDLMMTTDFRNTSTTLVSDIVLPAATWYEKHDLSTTDMHPFIHSFNAAINPPWETRSDFEVFRDLADAFSQMATRWLGVQTDVVLSPLGHDSPDELGMPNGVVPDVAEVGLIPGKTMGKLAVVERDYSKVFEKWTHFGPLTAKLGTNVHGTPYNVEKQAAELALINGTSPTSVAGERPSLDSATKVINMILHLSGVSNGEVAAEGFRNQGARVGVDMSPLASGSVNDKITWDDVKERPKQVFTSPEWSADTRDNRRYTAFSINLEWDKPWHTLSGRMHYYLDHDWYIDYGEQLPIFKPPLDKMHLNGEDNPGQLLPGENGDPEVTVRYLTTHNKWSIHSQYFDNLHVLSISRGGQVIWMSDKDAAKVGVKDNEWIEAYNRNGVVSARAIVSHRIPEGTVIMNHAQERTVGTPLNEHTGRRGGTHNSLTRIMIKPIHVAGGYGQLTYGFNYIGPTGNNRDEVTRIRRRSQEVKF, from the coding sequence CTGACGGTGACCACCGCTTCCACCACCTCGTCCCAGACCCACTCCGACGGCGAGAACGTCAACCCGCTGTTCAAGCTCGGCGGCCGGGTTCGCCGGGGCAACGTCGGCCCGCAGGGTCAGCAGATCTTCCTCAAGGGCGGGCGCGAGGCCGACGTCTTCTACCGCAACCGCTGGTCCTTCGACAAGGTCGTCCGCTCCACCCACGGCGTCAACTGCACCGGCTCCTGCTCCTGGAAGGTCTACGTCAAGGACGGTGTCATCACGTGGGAGTCCCAGGCCGTGGACTACCCCACCACCGGCTCCGAGATGCCGGACTACGAGCCCCGCGGCTGCCCGCGCGGCGCCTCCTTCTCCTGGTACACCTACTCCCCGACCCGTATCCGCTACCCCTACGTGCGGGGCGTGCTCGTGGACATGTACCGCGAGGCGAAGGAGCAGTACGGAGATCCGGTGCTCGCGTGGCGCTCCATCGTGGAGGACCCGGCCAAACGCCAGGCCTACATCTCCCAGCGCGGCAAGGGTGGCATGATCCGCACCTCCTACACCGAGGCCATCGAGATCGCCGCCGCGGCGCACGTCTACACCGTCAAGCAGTGGGGACCGGACCGCATCGCGGGCTTCACCGTCATCCCGGCCATGAGCCAGGTCTCCTACGGCGCCGGCACCCGCTTCCTCTCGCTGATCGGCGGCATGGCGCTGTCCTTCTACGACTGGTACGCCGACCTGCCGCCGGCCTCCCCTCAGACCTTCGGCGACCAGACCGACGTCCCCGAGTCCGGTGACTGGTTCAACTCCTCGTACCTGATGATGTGGGGCTCCAACATTCCGGTGACCCGTACCCCGGACGCCCACTTCATGACCGAGGTGCGCTACCGCGGCACCAAGGTCGTCGTGGTCTCGCCCGACTTCGCCGACAACACCGTCCACGCCGACGAGTGGCTGCGCGTCTCGCCGGGCACCGACGCCGCGCTGGCCTTCGCCATGGGCCACGTCATCCTCAACGAGTTCCACGTCGGCAGGCAGGAGCGGTACTTCCTCAGCTACATGCAGAAGTACACCGACTCCCCGTTCCTGGTGGAGCTCGAGGAGCACGGCGACGGCACCTACACCGCCGGCAAGTTCCTCACCGCCTCCCGGATGGGCGACGTCGACGATGAACTCGCCGACTCCGCCAACGCCACCCACCGCCTGCTCACCATGGAGGCCGACGGCCGCGTCGTCGACCCGGGCGGCACCGTCGCCGACCGCCACGGTGAGGAGGGCGTGGGCAAGTGGAACCTTAAGCTCGAGGGCGTCGACCCGGTCCTGTCCATCGCGGAGACCGACCACTACGAGCCGACCGAGGTCGTCTTCCCGCGCTTCGACCTGGACGCGGGCGCCTACGTCCCCGGCGAGCAGCACGGCCCGATCGGCGCCGGCACCGTCCACCGCGGCGTCCCGGCGCGCCGCGTCGGGGGCAGGCTGGTCACCACCGTCTACGACGTCCTGCTCGCCCACTACGCGGTCAACCGTCCGGAGCTGAACCTGCCGGGCGTGTGGCCGACCGGCTACGAGGACGCCACCGTCCCGGGCACCCCGGCCTGGCAGGAGGGCCTTACCGGCACCCCGGTCGCCGGCTGTGTCCGCGTCGCGCGCGAGTTCGCCCAGAACGCGGCCGACTCCGAGGGCCGCTCCATGATCATCATGGGCGCCGGCGTCAACCACTACTTCCACGCGGACAACATCTACCGGACCTTCCTGTCGCTGACGAACATGTGCGGGACCCAGGGCCGCAACGGCGGCGGCTGGGCCCACTACGTCGGTCAGGAGAAGCTGCGCCCGCAGAACGGCTGGGGCCAGTACGCCTTCGCCACCGACTGGTCGCGCCCGCCGCGCCAGATGATCACCACCGGCTTCTACTACCTGACCACCGGCCAGTGGCGCTACGACAACTCCAAGGCGGCACGGCTGGCCTCGCCGCTGGCCAACCGCGGCACCGTCGGCGACAAGTCACTGTCGGACACCCTGGTCGAGGCCATGAAGCGTGGCTGGATGCCGTCCTACCCCCAGTTCAACCGCAACAGCCTGTTGCTGGCACAGCAGGCCGAGGCCGCGGGAATGGACGTCAAGGACTACGTCGTCTCCGAGCTGGAGAGCGGCAACATGAAGTTCGCCGGCGAGGATCCGGACGCCCCGGAGAACTGGCCGCGCATCCTGCTCAACTGGCGCACCAACCTCATGGGCTCCTCCGCCAAGGGCACGGAGTTCTTCCTGCGTCACATGCTGGGCGTCGACTCCGACGCCACCGCCACGGAGCTCGAGCCGCACGAGCGCCCGCAGTCGATCACCTGGCGCGACGAGGCACCGCAGGGCAAGCTCGACCTGATGATGACGACGGACTTCCGCAACACGTCGACGACCCTGGTCTCGGACATCGTCCTGCCGGCGGCGACCTGGTACGAGAAGCACGACCTGTCCACCACGGACATGCACCCGTTCATCCACTCCTTCAACGCGGCCATCAACCCGCCGTGGGAGACCCGCTCCGACTTCGAGGTCTTCCGCGACCTGGCCGACGCCTTCAGCCAGATGGCGACCAGGTGGCTCGGCGTCCAGACCGACGTCGTCCTCTCCCCGCTGGGCCACGACTCCCCCGACGAGCTGGGCATGCCCAACGGCGTCGTCCCGGACGTGGCGGAGGTCGGGCTCATCCCGGGCAAAACGATGGGCAAGCTGGCCGTCGTCGAGCGCGACTACTCGAAGGTCTTCGAGAAGTGGACGCACTTCGGCCCGCTGACGGCCAAGCTGGGCACCAACGTCCACGGCACCCCGTACAACGTCGAGAAGCAGGCCGCGGAGCTGGCGCTGATCAACGGCACCTCCCCGACCTCGGTGGCGGGCGAGCGCCCGTCGCTGGACTCGGCGACCAAGGTCATCAACATGATCCTGCACCTGTCGGGCGTCTCCAACGGCGAGGTCGCCGCCGAGGGCTTCCGGAACCAGGGCGCGCGCGTGGGGGTGGACATGTCCCCGCTGGCGTCGGGAAGCGTCAACGACAAGATCACCTGGGACGACGTCAAGGAGCGTCCGAAGCAGGTCTTCACCTCCCCGGAGTGGTCCGCGGACACCCGCGACAACCGCCGCTACACCGCCTTCTCCATCAACCTGGAGTGGGACAAGCCCTGGCACACCCTGTCCGGGCGCATGCACTACTACCTCGACCACGACTGGTACATCGACTACGGCGAGCAGCTGCCGATCTTCAAGCCGCCGCTGGACAAGATGCACCTCAACGGCGAGGACAACCCGGGCCAGCTGCTGCCCGGGGAGAACGGGGACCCGGAGGTCACCGTCCGCTACCTGACCACGCACAACAAGTGGTCCATCCACTCCCAATACTTCGACAACCTGCACGTGCTGTCCATCTCCCGCGGCGGCCAGGTCATCTGGATGTCCGACAAGGACGCGGCGAAGGTGGGCGTCAAGGACAACGAGTGGATCGAGGCCTACAACCGCAACGGCGTCGTCTCCGCGCGTGCGATCGTCTCGCACCGCATCCCGGAGGGCACGGTCATCATGAACCACGCCCAGGAACGCACCGTCGGCACCCCGCTCAACGAGCACACCGGTCGCCGCGGCGGCACCCACAACTCGCTGACCCGCATCATGATCAAGCCGATCCACGTCGCCGGCGGCTACGGCCAGCTGACCTACGGCTTCAACTACATCGGCCCCACCGGCAACAACCGCGATGAGGTCACCCGTATCCGTCGCCGCTCCCAGGAGGTTAAGTTCTAA
- a CDS encoding molybdopterin-binding protein, whose product MKAAVIVVSDRIIAGERLDKSSPLAVSLLESYGAKVISVARVPEGAEGVAQKLDEALAQGARVLVTIGGTGVGARNLTPEVTRQRITCELTGVEQQVLIEGLKHSEKAGLSRGVIGLTSRDQDAALIVNAPSSPSGVRDCLGVVLPLLEAVFERFR is encoded by the coding sequence ATGAAAGCCGCAGTCATCGTCGTCTCCGATCGGATCATCGCCGGCGAGCGCCTGGACAAATCCTCACCCTTGGCCGTTTCCCTGCTCGAGAGCTACGGGGCAAAGGTCATCTCCGTGGCGCGGGTGCCGGAAGGGGCGGAGGGGGTGGCCCAGAAGTTGGATGAGGCACTCGCGCAGGGCGCCCGCGTCCTCGTCACCATCGGCGGCACCGGGGTGGGGGCGCGCAACCTCACCCCCGAGGTCACCAGGCAACGCATCACCTGCGAATTGACCGGGGTGGAGCAGCAGGTGCTCATCGAGGGGCTCAAGCACTCGGAGAAGGCGGGGCTGTCCCGGGGCGTCATCGGTTTGACCTCGCGTGATCAGGATGCGGCCCTGATCGTCAACGCCCCCAGCTCCCCCAGCGGGGTCAGGGACTGCCTGGGCGTGGTGCTGCCGCTGCTGGAGGCCGTGTTCGAGAGATTCCGCTGA
- a CDS encoding DUF2249 domain-containing protein, translating to MQLPISAAGQSGQVPTLNASEIPHAVRHGAIHGALGSRNVGEAMILIAPHNPLPLLKEVEGRAETFELEYLQEGPADWHIKFTRIA from the coding sequence ATGCAGCTTCCGATTTCCGCCGCCGGCCAGTCCGGCCAGGTCCCCACCCTCAACGCCTCCGAGATCCCGCACGCGGTGCGCCACGGCGCCATCCACGGCGCGCTCGGCTCCCGCAACGTCGGCGAGGCGATGATCCTCATCGCCCCGCACAACCCGCTGCCTCTGCTCAAGGAGGTCGAGGGCCGCGCGGAGACCTTCGAGCTGGAGTACCTCCAGGAGGGCCCGGCCGACTGGCACATCAAGTTCACCCGGATCGCGTAG
- the moaC gene encoding cyclic pyranopterin monophosphate synthase MoaC: MKFTHLTDAGSAHMVDVTEKRPTVRQATAQGEVACSPEVMAALRDGTVPKGDVLAVARIAGISAAKKVPELLPLAHTIGVHGASLDLELHEDHVFIEATVRTADRTGVEMEALTSVSVAALAIIDMVKGVDRSAYIRRCGVVAKSGGRSGDWSRELPGAGTGAGDEE; the protein is encoded by the coding sequence ATGAAGTTCACCCATCTCACTGACGCCGGTTCCGCCCACATGGTCGACGTGACCGAGAAGCGACCGACCGTGCGACAGGCCACCGCCCAGGGCGAGGTGGCCTGCTCCCCCGAGGTGATGGCCGCGCTGCGGGACGGCACCGTCCCCAAGGGCGACGTCCTCGCCGTCGCGCGGATCGCGGGCATCTCGGCGGCCAAGAAGGTTCCGGAGCTGCTGCCGCTGGCGCACACCATCGGGGTGCACGGCGCCTCCCTTGACCTGGAGCTGCACGAGGACCACGTGTTCATCGAGGCCACCGTGCGCACCGCCGACCGCACCGGGGTGGAGATGGAGGCGCTGACCAGCGTCTCGGTCGCCGCGCTGGCGATCATCGATATGGTCAAGGGGGTGGACCGGTCCGCCTATATCCGTCGCTGCGGCGTCGTGGCCAAGTCCGGCGGCCGCTCCGGCGACTGGTCCCGTGAACTGCCGGGCGCCGGCACCGGCGCAGGAGATGAGGAGTAG